The window AGGGAGGCTGGGCGTAGGTGCCCTCCCAGCTGTTGGTCGCGCCGCCCGCGATGGCGCCGTCGGAGGACTGGAGCCACTCCAGGAACTCCAGCTGCCGGTCGAGGCTGGTGCCCCAGTCCTGGGTGCCGGTGGCCGACTCCGGCTGGAGCGCGGACACCTCCGAGAGCGCGTAGGCCGCCATCACGTTCTGGTAGCCCTGGTGGGCGGAGGATCCGCCGATGCGCCAGGCCCAGGGGTACTGGGCGCTCTCCAGCGCGCCGCCCCAGGAGTAGTACCAGGCCATGAGGTAGTGCGCGGAGTCCTTGCCCGATCCGGGCGGGCAGGACTGGGGGTCGACGCAGTCGCCGATCTCCTTGAAGTACTTGTCGAACATGGCGTAGCGCAGGTAGTCGCCCATCATCGCCGCGTTGGAGACGTTCTCGGCGATCGCGCCCTCGTTGCCCTGCTCCGAGGCCCACTCGTGCGCCAGGTAGGCCACCTGCACGGCGCGCGCGTCGGCGTCGGGGGCGTTGGTGTAGCGCCACTGCTCGGAGTAGTTGTCGTCGTCGGTGAACAGGTCGAGGAACCCGTTCTCGCCGCCGTGCTGGAAGGTCTCGCAGGACGGGTGCGGCACGGTCTCCCAGACCGACTCGTTGGAGCCGCGCTGGAAGGTGTTGATGTAGGCGGGGGCCTCGTCGGTGCCGTCGCCGCAGAACCCGTAGCCGTAGGTGTTGTCCACGTCCAGCAGCCAGTGCATGCCGTAGACCTCGTCGGTGCCGTAGGTGCTGCTCAGCTCCTGGGCGAGCGGGTCCTGCCCCGCCTCGACCGAGTCGTCCAGCGGCATCGGGTAGTCGCTCGGGTCGAGCGACTCGGGGATGTAGGTCGCCGGGGACGACGGGTCGTAGGAGCCGTTCGTGGGCTGGTCGGCCGTACCCGGGATGATGAAGGCCTCCATGGACTCCCACGCGGAGTTGAAGGGCTCCCAGTCACCGGTGATCCTGCCGTAGGTCGCCTCCAGCCACAGGTAGTAGCTGTAGGCCTCGGAGGTGGTGGCGTGGCCGTGGTCGGGCGCCTCCACGATCAGGGTCTCCACCGAGTGGTACGGCACGAGGAGGCCGTCGAACTCGCGGAAGTAGCCGCTGTCGGGGTCCTTGATCTTGTCGTACTGGGTGAGGAACTCCTCCTCGTAGGCGTTGGAGGCGCCGGAGAGTTCGCGCGCGGTGACGACCACGGGGTCGTAGCCCTCGGCGGAGACGGTGAACTCGGCCTGGGCGGGGTCGCCCGAGCCGTCGCCGGAGGAGGCGACCGTCACCTCCTGCGGGGTGTCCCAGTCGGCTTCACCGAAGGTCAGCGAGGCGCCCGAGGCCACCGACAGGGTCGGGCTGCCGGAGGTGCGCTCCACGCTGACGGCCACGTCCTCGGCGGGCGCCTCGGACAGGGCCACGTCGAAGGCGGTCTCGCCGCCGGGCGCCAGGGTGACCGAGTCGGGGTCCACGACCAGGGTCGGGTCCTCGGGCTCGGGCTCCTCGTCCTCGCCCGCGCAGTCCAGGCCGTTGAGGGTGAAGTCGGTGGGTGCCTCGTTGGCACCGCTGTAGGTGGCCTGGAAGCCGAACGTGGCGGTCTGGCCGGAGGCGAGGCCGGGTGCCCAGGAGGGGCCGCTGGCGGTCACGGAGCTGCCGCTCTGGGAGACCTGCGCGCTCCAGCTGTTGCTGATGCGCTGGTTGCC is drawn from Nocardiopsis dassonvillei subsp. dassonvillei DSM 43111 and contains these coding sequences:
- a CDS encoding glycoside hydrolase family 48 protein, yielding MTTPRPGPRRTARWRRPAPALLGAVLLAALLPAAPAQAAPICSVDYQLNDWGSGFTAEVSVTNEAESVSNWTLGWEFSGNQRISNSWSAQVSQSGSSVTASGPSWAPGLASGQTATFGFQATYSGANEAPTDFTLNGLDCAGEDEEPEPEDPTLVVDPDSVTLAPGGETAFDVALSEAPAEDVAVSVERTSGSPTLSVASGASLTFGEADWDTPQEVTVASSGDGSGDPAQAEFTVSAEGYDPVVVTARELSGASNAYEEEFLTQYDKIKDPDSGYFREFDGLLVPYHSVETLIVEAPDHGHATTSEAYSYYLWLEATYGRITGDWEPFNSAWESMEAFIIPGTADQPTNGSYDPSSPATYIPESLDPSDYPMPLDDSVEAGQDPLAQELSSTYGTDEVYGMHWLLDVDNTYGYGFCGDGTDEAPAYINTFQRGSNESVWETVPHPSCETFQHGGENGFLDLFTDDDNYSEQWRYTNAPDADARAVQVAYLAHEWASEQGNEGAIAENVSNAAMMGDYLRYAMFDKYFKEIGDCVDPQSCPPGSGKDSAHYLMAWYYSWGGALESAQYPWAWRIGGSSAHQGYQNVMAAYALSEVSALQPESATGTQDWGTSLDRQLEFLEWLQSSDGAIAGGATNSWEGTYAQPPSGTPTFYGMFYDEKPVWHDPPSNRWFGFQVWDMERVAEYYRITGDERAGDILDDWVPWAIANTTVGENGEFAIPADMEWSGQPDTWTGESTGNPDLSVEVVSHGQDVGIAAGLAKTLMHYAAATGDAESRATAEGLLDALLANQDDLGVAVPETRADYARFDDEFGAPDGGLYIPQGWTGQMPNGDPVDSDSTFLSIRSFYEDDPNWPQVEEYLNGGPVPEFTYHRFWAQVDVATALATHGELFGDGA